The genomic window CAGGTGGTCTTGTGGTTGCTGAAGGTGACGTGGTCGCGGTTGAGCGAGCTCATCGGGAAATAGTGGTTACCTTCGACGAGCACGGTATCGTCGCTTTCGGCGATGGTGACGCCGTTCCAGGTTGCTTTCATGTGTTGCTCTCCACGGGGAAGGGATATTGTGCCCTCTGCCTTTGGCGTGTTTTTTGTCCGGGTACTTGGGGCTCTGTTTGCTTCCCGAGGCCGGGTCTCGCCCCGGCGGGCGACTCACTTTCTTTGCTTCGCCAAAGAAAGTAAGCAAAGAAAGGCGACCCCTACTGTCTGCGTCCCTGCGCTTCGCTGCGGGAAACCTGCGGTGCTCGACTCCGGCGGGGGTCCGCAGAACTCGCTTCGCTCAGACACCTGCGGCCCTGATCCCACCTCCATCTGCGCTCCTCGGCGCATACAGAAGGGGTGGGAGCGGGCAGCCTTCGCTATCGCTCGGCTCCAACAGCCAACCCCAACTGCCAACATTCAACTCGATGCCAACCACTGCAGCGCGCAGCGCCGCAGTGGCCCGGTGCCGAGCGAAGCAAAGGCCCGTTCGGTTTCCAAGCCCCTCTGTATGCGCCGAGGAGCGGAGGGTTTCGCGGATCAGGGCCGCAGCTGTTTGAGCGAAGCGAGTTCTGCGGACCCCGCGAAACACGAGCACCGCAGGTTGCCCCGTAGCGAAGCGCAGGGGTCGCAGACAGTGGGGTCGCCTTTTCTTTGCTTACTTTCTTTTGGCGAAGCAAAAGAAAGTGAGTCCGCCGCCGGGCGGAATCCCGGCCTCGGAACTCAAAAAACAAAAAGAAAAATCACGCCCCCAGCCAATGCACACTAAAAAGCCTCTCAGGATCCGTCCAAACCGCCAGCGGCCGAAATCCCGCCTTCACAGCCAGCGCCCGCAGTCCATCCACAGTGAACTTGTGCGAGTACTCGGTATGAATCGTCTCCCCTTCCTCGAACCCGAACCGCTCACCGTGCAGTGAAACAGCCTGGTCCCGGCGGCTCACCAAGTGCATCTCGATCCGCTGCCGAGGCGCGTTGTAGAACGCCGAATGCGCAAAGCCATCCAGATCAAAGTCGGCATCGAGCTCGGCATTGGCGCGTCGCAGCAAATTCAAGTTGAACGCAGCCGTCACCCCTTGCGCATCGTTGTACGCCGCATGCAACCGAGCCGGATCCTTCACCAGATCGACGCCGATCAGCAGCCCGCCCCCTCGCAGCATCCGCGCCGCAAGCTGCAGAAAAGCCAGCGCCTCCTCCGGCTCGAAATTTCCGATCGTCGAGCCCGGAAAAAACCCCACGCGTTTGCCCGCACCGGGCATCGGCGCCGGCAGCACCAGCGGCATGGTGTAGTCCGCCGCAATCGGCTGCACCACCAGTTCGGGATAGTCGGCCTTCAGCCGTGCGGCGGCGGCCTGCAGGTGTTCGCCCGAAATGTCGATGGGCAGGTAGCGCTTGGGCGCCTCGAGCGCATCCAGCAGCAGCCGCACCTTGGTCAGGGAGCCGGCACCGAACTCCACGATCTCGGCACCGGGGCCGATCTGCTCGGCGATCTCCCCGGCGCATTCGCCGAGGATGCGCAGCTCGGTTCGCGTCGGGTAGTACTCGGGCAACTCGCAGATGCGGTCGAACAGCTGCGAACCGGCCGCGTCGTAGAAGAACTTGGGTGAAATGCTGCGCGGCTTGCGTGCAAGGCCCGCCAGCATCGCGCGGCCGAATTCGCAAAGCGGCTCGCTCGTTGCCGCTGCGGCGGTGGCCGGCGCCGCAGGCTTGCGCTGCTGTTGTGCGGCGGCGAACGAGAAGGAGGACGAGGATGTTG from Variovorax paradoxus includes these protein-coding regions:
- the egtD gene encoding L-histidine N(alpha)-methyltransferase: MRNPTSSSSFSFAAAQQQRKPAAPATAAAATSEPLCEFGRAMLAGLARKPRSISPKFFYDAAGSQLFDRICELPEYYPTRTELRILGECAGEIAEQIGPGAEIVEFGAGSLTKVRLLLDALEAPKRYLPIDISGEHLQAAAARLKADYPELVVQPIAADYTMPLVLPAPMPGAGKRVGFFPGSTIGNFEPEEALAFLQLAARMLRGGGLLIGVDLVKDPARLHAAYNDAQGVTAAFNLNLLRRANAELDADFDLDGFAHSAFYNAPRQRIEMHLVSRRDQAVSLHGERFGFEEGETIHTEYSHKFTVDGLRALAVKAGFRPLAVWTDPERLFSVHWLGA